From Cellulophaga lytica DSM 7489, a single genomic window includes:
- a CDS encoding DUF4199 domain-containing protein: MNKFKTEIKWGFIFTGFALLWAYIEKQLGWHTDQVSEHLIYTNLFGVVAIAIYVFALKDKKQTDYKGVITWKEGFISGIVLSAVIAILSPATQYITYVYISPEYFSNITEYIVGAGKMTQENAEEYFNINNYIRQGIFTSLSMGVVTAAIVSFIIKNKKK; this comes from the coding sequence ATGAATAAGTTTAAAACAGAGATAAAATGGGGTTTTATCTTTACTGGTTTTGCACTTTTATGGGCATACATAGAAAAACAATTGGGATGGCATACAGACCAAGTTAGTGAACATTTAATATATACCAACTTGTTTGGTGTAGTTGCTATTGCTATATATGTTTTTGCTTTAAAAGATAAAAAACAAACAGATTATAAAGGTGTAATTACTTGGAAGGAAGGTTTTATTAGCGGTATTGTTTTAAGTGCAGTAATAGCTATATTAAGTCCAGCTACGCAATACATTACGTACGTTTACATATCTCCTGAGTATTTTTCTAACATTACAGAGTACATTGTAGGAGCAGGAAAAATGACTCAAGAAAACGCAGAAGAATATTTTAACATTAATAATTATATACGACAAGGCATATTTACATCGTTATCTATGGGAGTGGTAACGGCAGCAATTGTGTCTTTTATCATTAAAAATAAAAAAAAATAA
- a CDS encoding carbonic anhydrase family protein — protein MKAHTKETQATMTPEKSLQFLKEGNQRFQSNLKANRNLLEQVNDTSEGQFPFATILSCIDSRVSAELVFDQGLGDIFSVRIAGNFVNEDILGSMEFGCKLAGTKLIVVLGHTSCGAVKGACDNAELGNLTAMLSKIKPAVEAVSEPADESLRNSKNLEFVDNVAAKNVQLTIDRIVAESEVLADMQSKGEIKIVGAMYDINSGAVTFFE, from the coding sequence ATGAAAGCACATACAAAAGAAACACAAGCTACAATGACACCAGAAAAGTCATTGCAATTTTTAAAAGAAGGAAACCAAAGATTTCAAAGCAACTTAAAAGCAAATCGTAACTTACTAGAGCAAGTTAATGACACTAGTGAAGGCCAGTTTCCTTTTGCAACAATATTAAGCTGTATAGACTCTAGAGTATCTGCAGAATTGGTTTTTGATCAGGGTTTAGGAGATATTTTTAGTGTACGTATTGCAGGTAACTTTGTAAACGAAGATATTTTAGGTAGTATGGAGTTTGGCTGTAAACTAGCAGGCACAAAACTAATTGTAGTTTTAGGACATACTAGCTGTGGTGCAGTAAAAGGAGCTTGTGATAATGCAGAATTAGGAAACTTAACAGCAATGTTAAGCAAAATTAAGCCTGCAGTAGAAGCAGTATCAGAACCAGCAGATGAAAGCTTACGTAACTCTAAAAACTTAGAATTTGTAGATAATGTAGCTGCTAAAAACGTACAACTTACTATAGACAGGATTGTTGCAGAAAGTGAAGTTTTAGCAGATATGCAAAGTAAAGGAGAAATTAAAATAGTTGGCGCTATGTATGATATTAACTCTGGTGCTGTTACTTTTTTTGAGTAA
- a CDS encoding enoyl-CoA hydratase/isomerase family protein, producing MGTTRANGSLYTNIDNKIATVEFGHPASNSFVAELLDRLTKEILKLSEDQTVNVIVLKSEGEKAFCAGASFDELMEVTNLDEGQQFFSGFANVINAMRKCKKLIVGRVQGKTVGGGVGLAAACDYAFATEAASIKLSELSIGIGPFVIAPAVERKVGKSGLAELSLAATDWQSAYWAKDKGLFAKVFGSIKEMDKEIEIFTEKLASYNPEALQEMKTILWQGTENWDALLKERAIISGKLVLSDFTKNALSKYRK from the coding sequence ATGGGTACAACAAGAGCAAACGGTAGTTTATATACCAATATAGATAATAAAATAGCAACAGTAGAATTTGGTCATCCGGCAAGTAATTCATTTGTTGCAGAATTGCTAGATAGGTTAACCAAAGAAATTTTAAAATTATCAGAAGACCAAACGGTAAATGTTATTGTTTTAAAGTCTGAAGGTGAAAAAGCTTTTTGTGCAGGAGCTTCTTTTGATGAGTTAATGGAGGTTACAAACTTAGATGAAGGGCAACAATTTTTTAGTGGTTTTGCAAATGTTATTAACGCCATGCGCAAATGCAAAAAACTAATTGTTGGCCGTGTACAAGGTAAAACTGTTGGTGGCGGTGTTGGTTTAGCTGCAGCTTGTGATTATGCTTTTGCTACTGAGGCGGCATCCATAAAATTATCAGAACTATCTATTGGTATTGGCCCATTTGTAATTGCTCCGGCAGTAGAACGCAAAGTTGGTAAAAGTGGTTTAGCAGAACTATCTTTAGCTGCTACAGATTGGCAAAGTGCATATTGGGCAAAAGACAAAGGTTTGTTTGCAAAAGTATTTGGCTCTATTAAAGAAATGGATAAAGAAATTGAAATTTTCACAGAAAAACTGGCATCATACAACCCAGAAGCCTTGCAAGAAATGAAAACAATATTGTGGCAAGGAACAGAAAATTGGGATGCATTGTTAAAAGAAAGAGCAATAATTTCTGGTAAGTTAGTATTGTCAGATTTTACTAAAAATGCATTATCAAAATATAGAAAATAA
- a CDS encoding universal stress protein: MLKKKYKILVLSDLKKTTVSTVKSTVNLAKMINGDVSFFHVKKASDVVVRDNQLSAMRAINEQYNSTDRIISAIIKPISKVQNIKIKYSFSFGNVKNEIAKQIEEQQPDIIVLGKRKPKMINVIGDHVTDFVLKNYKGVIMIAANDGAVKPIDTLALGVLNKNEEPLNLKFTQDLIKHSQQPLTSFSVVEKGSNLTDMQNSKNAVTYVFEQGDNAIQNIANYLTKSNINLLCVNRATRGINSVIDKTNVSLLLYANA; this comes from the coding sequence ATGTTAAAAAAGAAATATAAAATTCTTGTATTATCAGATTTAAAAAAGACAACAGTATCTACTGTAAAAAGTACTGTTAACCTTGCAAAAATGATAAACGGAGATGTATCTTTTTTTCATGTGAAAAAAGCATCTGATGTAGTTGTTAGAGACAACCAACTGTCTGCTATGCGTGCTATTAATGAGCAGTACAATAGTACAGACCGTATAATTAGTGCTATAATTAAACCAATTTCTAAAGTACAAAACATAAAAATTAAATATAGTTTTTCTTTTGGAAACGTTAAAAACGAAATAGCTAAACAAATAGAAGAACAGCAACCAGATATTATTGTTCTAGGAAAAAGAAAACCTAAGATGATAAATGTAATTGGTGATCATGTTACAGACTTTGTGCTTAAAAATTACAAAGGAGTAATTATGATAGCTGCTAATGATGGCGCTGTTAAACCCATAGATACATTAGCATTGGGAGTTTTAAATAAAAATGAAGAACCACTAAATTTAAAATTTACGCAAGATTTAATTAAGCACAGTCAGCAGCCATTAACTTCTTTTTCTGTAGTAGAAAAAGGAAGCAATTTAACTGATATGCAAAACTCTAAAAATGCAGTAACATATGTTTTTGAGCAAGGAGACAATGCCATACAAAACATAGCTAATTACTTAACAAAAAGTAACATTAACCTACTGTGTGTAAATAGGGCTACTAGAGGTATAAATAGTGTAATAGATAAAACAAATGTTTCTTTACTCTTATATGCTAACGCGTAG
- a CDS encoding UDP-2,3-diacylglucosamine diphosphatase, with the protein MKKITIPKGKKVYFASDNHLGAPTMAESKPREKKFVAWLDKAKEDAAAIFLLGDLFDFWFEYKTVVPKGFTRTLGKLAELTDAGIPVYYFVGNHDLWMDGYFEEELNIPVYHTPQQFLFNNTSFFIGHGDGLGPHDKGYKRMKKVFTNPVSKWFYRWLHPDIGVSLAQYFSVKNKAISGDDDVKFLGEDNEWLVQYAKRKLETKHYDYFVFGHRHLPMTIDLNGKSTYINLGDWIGYYTYAVFNGEQLSLEKLEN; encoded by the coding sequence ATGAAAAAAATTACAATTCCTAAAGGTAAAAAAGTATACTTTGCAAGTGACAACCACTTGGGTGCGCCTACTATGGCAGAAAGCAAGCCAAGAGAGAAAAAGTTTGTTGCTTGGTTAGATAAGGCTAAAGAAGATGCTGCTGCAATTTTTTTGTTAGGAGATTTATTCGATTTTTGGTTTGAGTATAAAACTGTAGTGCCTAAAGGTTTTACAAGGACCTTAGGTAAACTTGCAGAGCTTACTGATGCTGGCATACCTGTGTATTATTTTGTAGGTAATCATGATCTTTGGATGGATGGTTATTTTGAAGAAGAATTAAACATACCAGTTTACCACACACCTCAGCAATTTTTATTTAACAATACGTCATTTTTTATTGGTCACGGAGATGGTCTAGGACCACATGATAAGGGGTACAAAAGAATGAAAAAGGTGTTTACAAACCCTGTTTCTAAATGGTTTTACAGGTGGTTGCACCCAGATATTGGGGTATCTTTAGCTCAATATTTTTCAGTAAAAAACAAAGCAATTTCAGGTGATGATGATGTAAAGTTTTTAGGCGAAGATAATGAGTGGTTGGTGCAATATGCAAAACGCAAATTAGAAACCAAACATTATGATTATTTTGTTTTTGGACACCGCCATTTACCAATGACTATAGACCTAAACGGAAAATCTACCTACATTAACCTTGGCGACTGGATTGGTTACTATACCTACGCAGTTTTTAATGGCGAACAACTAAGTTTAGAAAAGTTAGAAAATTAA
- a CDS encoding SulP family inorganic anion transporter: MFKNLKSDLPASIVVFFVALPLCLGIALASGAPLFSGLIAGIIGGIIVGGLSGSRVGVSGPAAGLAAIVLTAIGSLGGYENFLVAVVLGGIIQLVFGFLKAGIIGYYFPSSVIKGMLTGIGIIIILKQIPHFFGYDAEPEGADSFIEASGENTFSAIFNIFDNIAVGPTVVGLISLGILLLWSNVLVKKGKFFEVIQGPLVAVAVGIIFYVVTQTNDALAISPAHLVSVPVPDSFDSFLGQFSFPNFSAITNPAIWVTAFTIALVASLETLLCVEATDKLDPEKSVTPTNRELLAQGTGNIISGLIGGLPITQVIVRSSANIQSNAKTKMSAILHGFLLLISVILIPTLLNKIPLSVLAAILLIVGYKLAKPALFAKMYKLGWKQSIPFFVTVAGIVFTDLLVGIGLGLAVGIVVILLKSYQNSHFLHIEDNSNGKHKIKMSLAEEVTFFNKGAILKELDSLPRDTYLEFDVTKTRYLDYDIIEILEDFAFKAKERNIDIKLISKRGIVENPDSFIEFFKLRPKSKISLS, encoded by the coding sequence ATGTTTAAAAATTTAAAAAGCGACTTACCAGCGAGTATTGTCGTATTCTTTGTTGCATTACCATTATGTTTAGGTATTGCATTGGCTAGTGGAGCACCACTTTTTTCAGGTTTAATTGCCGGTATAATTGGTGGTATTATAGTAGGAGGCTTAAGTGGCTCTAGAGTTGGGGTTAGTGGACCTGCAGCAGGTTTAGCAGCTATTGTACTAACTGCAATTGGCTCATTAGGAGGTTATGAAAACTTTTTAGTAGCCGTTGTTTTAGGAGGTATAATACAATTGGTTTTTGGGTTTTTAAAAGCTGGTATTATTGGGTATTACTTTCCTTCTTCAGTAATTAAAGGGATGCTAACAGGTATTGGTATCATTATTATTTTAAAACAAATTCCACACTTTTTTGGGTATGATGCAGAACCAGAAGGAGCAGATAGTTTTATAGAGGCTTCTGGTGAAAATACCTTTTCTGCTATCTTTAATATTTTTGATAATATAGCAGTTGGTCCTACAGTAGTAGGTCTTATAAGTTTAGGTATATTATTACTTTGGAGCAATGTTCTTGTTAAAAAAGGAAAGTTTTTTGAAGTAATACAAGGTCCTTTAGTAGCTGTTGCTGTTGGTATTATATTTTACGTAGTAACACAAACTAATGATGCTTTGGCAATTTCACCTGCGCATTTAGTAAGTGTACCTGTGCCAGATAGTTTTGACTCTTTTCTTGGTCAGTTTAGTTTTCCTAATTTTTCAGCAATTACTAATCCTGCAATTTGGGTTACAGCTTTTACTATAGCTTTAGTAGCAAGTTTAGAAACTTTATTGTGTGTAGAAGCTACAGATAAACTAGACCCAGAAAAAAGCGTAACTCCTACAAATAGAGAGTTATTAGCGCAAGGAACAGGTAATATTATTTCTGGTTTAATTGGTGGTTTGCCAATTACACAGGTTATTGTAAGAAGTTCTGCAAACATACAGTCTAACGCAAAAACAAAAATGTCTGCAATTTTACATGGATTTTTGTTATTAATTTCTGTAATACTTATACCAACGTTACTTAATAAAATTCCGTTATCTGTATTAGCTGCAATTTTATTAATTGTAGGTTATAAGTTGGCTAAACCAGCTTTATTTGCTAAAATGTACAAACTAGGTTGGAAACAGTCTATCCCATTTTTTGTTACAGTAGCTGGTATTGTTTTTACAGATTTACTAGTAGGTATAGGTTTAGGTTTAGCTGTTGGTATAGTTGTAATTTTACTTAAAAGTTACCAAAATTCTCACTTTTTACACATAGAGGATAACAGTAATGGTAAACACAAAATTAAAATGTCTCTTGCAGAAGAAGTTACTTTCTTTAACAAAGGAGCTATTTTAAAAGAATTAGATAGTTTGCCAAGAGATACATACTTAGAGTTTGATGTTACTAAAACTAGATACTTAGACTATGATATTATTGAAATATTAGAAGATTTTGCCTTTAAAGCAAAAGAACGTAATATTGATATTAAGCTAATTTCTAAAAGAGGTATAGTAGAGAACCCAGATAGTTTTATAGAATTTTTTAAACTAAGACCAAAATCTAAAATTAGTTTAAGCTAA
- a CDS encoding GNAT family N-acetyltransferase, with translation MIRLAKKSEIDKIITVTKACAAFMIKNGIYQWNEHYPSKQAFLHDIAQEELYVLEVDKKIIGTIVLSTHMDDEYIPITWLTSNEANLYIHRLSVHPEYQGQGYAQKLMNFAEEYAKNNDFKSVRLDTFSVNKRNVNFYQTRGYKQLGDIFFPKQSEHPFHCFELVL, from the coding sequence ATGATTCGTTTAGCAAAAAAATCAGAAATTGATAAAATTATTACCGTTACAAAAGCTTGTGCAGCTTTTATGATTAAAAATGGTATTTACCAATGGAACGAGCACTACCCAAGTAAACAGGCTTTTTTACATGATATTGCTCAAGAAGAATTATATGTTTTAGAAGTTGATAAAAAAATAATAGGAACCATTGTACTGTCTACACATATGGATGATGAGTACATACCTATTACCTGGCTAACAAGTAATGAAGCTAACTTGTACATACACAGGCTATCTGTGCACCCAGAATACCAAGGCCAAGGTTATGCACAAAAATTGATGAATTTTGCAGAGGAATATGCTAAAAATAATGACTTTAAATCTGTACGTTTAGATACTTTTAGTGTAAACAAACGAAATGTAAATTTTTACCAAACCAGAGGTTACAAACAATTAGGAGATATATTTTTTCCTAAGCAAAGTGAACATCCTTTTCATTGTTTTGAACTAGTTTTATAA
- a CDS encoding 6-pyruvoyl trahydropterin synthase family protein, with protein MSNIRITKQFSFETGHALYGYDGKCRNVHGHSYKLSVTVIGAPIADNTNVKWGMVIDFGDLKKIVKEEIVDVYDHATVFNKNTPHIELANELMQRGHSVILADYQPTSENMVIDFAAKIKARLPENISLHSLKLQETDSSFAEWYAADN; from the coding sequence ATGAGTAATATTAGAATAACAAAACAGTTTAGTTTTGAAACCGGTCACGCATTATATGGTTATGATGGAAAATGTAGAAATGTACACGGACATAGTTATAAATTATCTGTTACCGTAATTGGGGCTCCAATAGCAGATAATACTAATGTAAAATGGGGAATGGTTATAGACTTTGGCGATCTTAAAAAAATAGTTAAAGAAGAAATTGTAGATGTGTATGACCATGCTACGGTTTTTAATAAAAACACACCACATATAGAGTTGGCAAATGAGTTAATGCAAAGAGGGCACAGTGTAATACTTGCAGATTACCAACCAACTAGTGAAAATATGGTGATAGATTTTGCTGCAAAAATTAAAGCCAGATTGCCAGAAAACATTAGTTTGCACTCATTAAAACTGCAAGAAACAGACTCTTCTTTTGCAGAATGGTACGCGGCAGATAACTAA
- a CDS encoding MATE family efflux transporter, with the protein MNKIVNLKNINKLAIPATIAGISEPLLSITDAAIVGNIPKFGLESLAAAGIVGSFLSMLIWILGQTRSAISAIISQYLGAGRLNEVKTLPVQAIFFNILLSIIILLSTVFVIEEIFVFLKAKGKILEFCVSYYGIRVWGFPLTLFTFAVMGIFRGLQNTSWPMVIALIGAVLNIFLDYIFVYGIQGVLEPMYLDGAAWASLLSQAIMAIIAFFLLVLKTDISLRLRFPIHPELGRLVIMSLNLFVRALSLNIALVLAVREATDLGDRFIGAHTIAINVWLFSAFFIDGYGAAGNILGGKLLGAKDYNSLWLLAKKILQYGITVSLVLAVLGFVFYYPIGKIFSNEQVALDTFYAVFYIIILSLPINAVAFVFDGLFKGLGEMKYLRDTLLDATFLGFVPMLYLSKELGWGFTGIWLSFVVWMLIRGGALVVKFNTKFRPLLQKT; encoded by the coding sequence TTGAATAAAATTGTAAATCTTAAAAACATAAACAAGCTAGCTATACCGGCTACAATTGCTGGCATATCAGAGCCATTATTATCTATTACAGATGCAGCTATTGTTGGCAATATTCCTAAGTTTGGGCTAGAGTCTTTGGCAGCAGCAGGTATTGTTGGTTCTTTTTTATCTATGCTTATTTGGATTCTTGGGCAAACCAGAAGTGCTATTTCTGCTATAATTTCTCAGTATTTAGGAGCTGGCCGTTTAAATGAGGTTAAAACATTACCTGTACAAGCTATTTTTTTTAATATACTACTTAGCATTATTATACTGCTTTCTACAGTTTTTGTAATAGAAGAAATATTTGTGTTTTTAAAGGCAAAAGGTAAAATTTTAGAGTTTTGCGTGTCTTATTACGGTATTAGGGTTTGGGGTTTTCCTTTAACCTTATTTACGTTTGCAGTAATGGGCATTTTTAGAGGCTTGCAAAATACAAGTTGGCCAATGGTAATAGCCCTAATTGGGGCTGTATTAAATATATTTTTAGATTACATTTTTGTGTATGGCATACAAGGCGTTTTAGAACCAATGTATTTAGATGGTGCTGCCTGGGCAAGTTTACTGTCACAAGCAATTATGGCAATAATAGCATTTTTCTTATTGGTTTTAAAAACAGATATTAGTTTAAGGCTACGTTTTCCTATACACCCAGAGCTGGGACGTTTGGTAATTATGAGTTTAAACTTATTTGTACGTGCTTTATCTTTAAATATAGCATTGGTTTTAGCGGTAAGGGAGGCTACAGACTTGGGAGATAGGTTTATTGGCGCACATACAATAGCTATAAATGTGTGGTTGTTTTCTGCTTTTTTTATAGATGGTTATGGCGCTGCAGGTAATATTTTAGGAGGTAAATTATTAGGTGCTAAAGATTATAATAGCCTTTGGCTGTTGGCTAAAAAAATTCTTCAATATGGAATAACAGTTAGTTTGGTTTTGGCAGTTTTAGGCTTTGTTTTTTATTACCCTATAGGTAAAATTTTTTCTAATGAACAAGTTGCTTTAGATACTTTTTACGCTGTTTTTTATATTATAATTTTAAGTTTACCAATTAATGCTGTAGCTTTTGTTTTTGATGGATTATTTAAAGGCTTAGGTGAAATGAAATATTTAAGAGATACACTTTTAGATGCTACTTTTTTAGGTTTTGTACCTATGTTATACCTAAGTAAAGAGTTAGGTTGGGGCTTTACAGGAATTTGGTTGTCTTTTGTGGTTTGGATGCTAATAAGAGGTGGTGCATTGGTGGTTAAATTTAACACAAAGTTTCGTCCGCTCTTGCAAAAAACGTAA
- a CDS encoding universal stress protein yields the protein MKNILVPIGTSTESHETLQYAVDFAKNFDATIYVMEIFNVKSAGAGSLANATDKIEKNSREQLLDVVSKVDKKGTEIKIATYQGDIIEGLKKIDKQFLGIDLIVMAPRSNDINESNYLGNTSGKIIKQTDIPTLIVPKGYVFKPVTSILTAFKSGILKRKRILNPLITIKKQFNCTVNLLLVKTPGYTDDDLKVDTALLDISSKMTLSENATTYLGVLEHFLTKQPDMLCVFRRKRGFFKKLWEKNTIAKSEFFAPVPVLVLSVKKD from the coding sequence ATGAAGAACATATTGGTTCCTATAGGAACATCTACAGAAAGCCATGAAACATTACAATATGCCGTAGATTTTGCTAAAAATTTTGACGCAACTATTTATGTAATGGAAATTTTTAATGTAAAATCTGCTGGTGCTGGTAGCTTAGCAAATGCTACAGATAAAATTGAAAAAAATAGTAGAGAACAATTGTTAGATGTTGTTAGTAAGGTTGATAAAAAAGGAACTGAAATAAAAATAGCAACCTACCAAGGTGACATTATTGAAGGATTAAAAAAAATAGACAAACAATTTTTAGGAATAGACCTAATTGTTATGGCTCCAAGAAGTAATGATATTAATGAGAGTAATTACCTTGGCAACACATCAGGAAAAATTATTAAACAAACAGATATTCCTACACTTATTGTACCTAAAGGATATGTGTTTAAACCTGTAACTTCTATACTTACAGCTTTTAAATCTGGTATTTTAAAACGAAAAAGAATACTAAACCCTTTAATTACCATTAAAAAGCAATTTAATTGTACCGTAAATTTACTATTGGTAAAAACTCCTGGCTACACAGATGACGACTTAAAAGTAGATACTGCTCTTTTAGATATTAGCTCTAAAATGACACTTTCTGAAAATGCTACTACCTACCTTGGAGTGTTAGAGCACTTTTTAACTAAACAACCAGATATGCTGTGTGTGTTTAGAAGAAAAAGAGGCTTTTTTAAAAAATTATGGGAGAAAAATACCATTGCAAAATCTGAATTTTTTGCTCCTGTACCAGTATTGGTTTTAAGTGTTAAAAAAGACTAA
- a CDS encoding MFS transporter, translating to MDPYAALRYKEFNTFLLVRFAMVFAWSMQFIVIEWQVYSLTKDPLSLGIIGLMEVIPAVSMALFAGHIVDQKEKRNLLIKCILGFSVISFGLFVISMPSVIAQTTTKTILYTTYFLVFLGGLVRAFLGPTIFSLIALIVPKKIYPNAATWSSTTWQMASVLGPALAGFFISWIGVHWSMCVIFGFSLFALIVLLKIPKKPILNPKIGEPVFKSLKEGLTFVFKTKAVLGALTLDMIAVLFGGAVALLPVFAQDILQVGSEGFGVLRAAPAVGAALMMLMSTRFPLHKFAGKKLLLAVFAFGICIIVFGLSTYFWVSVAALFFSGAVDGVSMIIRQTILQLKTPDHMRGRVASVNSMFVGSSNELGAFESGLTAKLMGTVTAVVFGGTMTLITVGATAIFSPSFRKLDLSKDVEEHEKEE from the coding sequence ATGGATCCGTACGCAGCACTACGCTACAAAGAATTTAATACTTTTTTACTAGTTAGGTTTGCTATGGTTTTTGCGTGGTCTATGCAATTTATAGTTATAGAGTGGCAAGTGTACTCCTTAACTAAAGATCCGCTTTCGTTAGGTATAATTGGACTTATGGAGGTTATTCCTGCAGTGTCTATGGCGCTATTTGCAGGGCATATTGTAGACCAAAAAGAAAAAAGAAACCTTTTAATTAAATGCATTTTAGGTTTTTCTGTAATTAGCTTTGGCTTATTTGTTATTAGTATGCCAAGTGTTATAGCACAAACTACTACCAAGACAATTTTATACACTACCTATTTTTTAGTTTTTTTAGGGGGCTTAGTACGTGCGTTTTTAGGCCCTACTATTTTTTCGTTAATTGCCTTAATTGTTCCAAAAAAAATATACCCAAATGCTGCTACGTGGAGTAGTACTACTTGGCAAATGGCATCTGTTTTAGGTCCTGCTTTAGCTGGCTTTTTTATAAGTTGGATTGGTGTTCACTGGTCTATGTGTGTAATTTTTGGGTTTTCGTTATTTGCTTTAATTGTATTACTGAAAATTCCTAAAAAACCCATTCTTAATCCTAAAATAGGCGAGCCAGTTTTTAAGAGTTTAAAAGAAGGACTAACCTTTGTTTTTAAAACTAAAGCTGTATTAGGCGCATTAACTTTAGATATGATTGCCGTACTATTTGGTGGCGCTGTTGCTCTATTGCCTGTTTTTGCACAAGATATTTTACAAGTAGGCTCAGAAGGCTTTGGAGTATTAAGAGCCGCGCCAGCTGTTGGCGCAGCGTTAATGATGTTAATGTCTACCCGTTTTCCGCTACACAAATTTGCTGGTAAAAAACTACTACTTGCTGTATTTGCTTTTGGTATTTGTATAATTGTTTTTGGATTGTCTACCTATTTTTGGGTGTCTGTTGCTGCCTTATTTTTTAGTGGTGCTGTAGACGGTGTGTCTATGATTATAAGGCAAACTATTTTACAATTAAAAACACCAGATCATATGCGTGGCAGAGTAGCCTCTGTAAATTCTATGTTTGTAGGCTCTTCTAATGAGCTTGGTGCTTTTGAAAGCGGACTTACAGCTAAATTAATGGGTACTGTAACCGCAGTGGTTTTTGGCGGAACAATGACGTTGATTACCGTTGGTGCCACTGCTATTTTTTCTCCTAGCTTTAGAAAATTAGACCTTAGCAAGGATGTAGAAGAACACGAAAAAGAGGAATAA
- a CDS encoding OmpA family protein, protein MRILFAVCLVLSSAIGSAQNLVKNSSFEDYKHCPEDIGRFTNNVVDWSTLQGTTDYLNSCSRTVGFFNHNGKQIARSGFAYAGIFTYSNKDYREYIQGSLNEKLEKDKKYIVTFYVSLADYATLAISDFSIVFSNKPIAGSTITNSKKTLVTHKTLSKINGLVYDHYMQPDPIFYKSKQIWMQVYIPFTAKGYETNFTIGNFASNSRTQKMKVSEVNEKDFSYYYIDDVSVEAKDRELPPLYAETVPQKADATPKIERNKVYTFKNVLFEFNKADLLTASEEEINVLTTILRNNNKLSIEIYGHTDAVGSKERNLELSNQRAKAVASYLIDSGIDENRVKWIGYGSSKPVADNTTEEGRTQNRRVEFKMLEN, encoded by the coding sequence ATGAGAATATTATTTGCGGTATGTTTAGTACTTAGTAGTGCAATTGGCTCTGCACAAAACCTTGTTAAAAACTCTAGTTTTGAAGATTATAAACATTGCCCAGAAGACATTGGCAGGTTTACAAACAATGTAGTAGATTGGTCTACACTACAAGGCACTACAGATTACTTAAATTCTTGTAGTAGAACTGTTGGTTTTTTTAACCACAACGGCAAACAAATAGCTCGTAGCGGTTTTGCTTACGCTGGCATTTTTACATACTCTAATAAAGATTATAGAGAATATATACAAGGCTCTTTAAATGAAAAGCTAGAAAAAGACAAAAAATATATTGTTACCTTTTATGTAAGCTTAGCGGATTATGCTACGCTTGCAATTTCTGATTTTAGTATTGTTTTTAGCAACAAACCTATTGCTGGCTCTACTATAACAAACAGCAAAAAAACCTTAGTTACACACAAAACACTGTCTAAAATTAATGGTTTAGTGTACGACCATTATATGCAACCAGATCCTATTTTTTATAAGAGCAAACAAATTTGGATGCAAGTTTACATTCCTTTTACCGCTAAAGGATACGAAACTAATTTTACCATTGGAAATTTTGCTAGCAATAGTAGAACCCAAAAAATGAAAGTCTCTGAGGTAAACGAAAAAGATTTCTCATACTATTACATAGATGATGTTAGTGTTGAAGCAAAAGACCGAGAATTGCCTCCTTTGTATGCTGAAACTGTACCACAAAAAGCAGATGCTACACCAAAAATAGAGCGCAATAAAGTATACACGTTTAAAAATGTTTTATTTGAGTTTAATAAGGCTGATTTACTAACTGCTTCTGAAGAAGAAATAAATGTATTAACTACAATTTTACGCAACAACAACAAGCTTTCTATAGAGATTTATGGGCATACCGATGCTGTTGGTTCTAAAGAACGTAACTTAGAACTTAGTAACCAACGTGCTAAAGCTGTGGCGAGCTATTTAATTGATAGTGGAATTGATGAAAACCGTGTAAAATGGATAGGATATGGCAGTAGCAAACCTGTAGCTGATAACACTACTGAAGAAGGCCGTACACAAAACAGAAGGGTAGAGTTTAAGATGCTAGAAAATTAA